The nucleotide window taagactatttttaatatatacgAAATATCTTTTCCTAAACATCATTACATAAAATTAAACACTAATATAGTACATATGGTGTAATATAATTAACTTACTTTAGCACTTTGGAATAACAGGACAGTTAATAAGATCAGTAACGAAAATCTGTCCAAACAAAGAAGACCAGCAGAATTCCTCATTCTGTACAGCAGCACTTAGTGCTTTGcaacaattttgtttttcaatagGGCCAGCATTACAGTGAACTAAAGCTGCCTGCAATAAGAGTATCAAATTAATCTGAAGTCAGTATTTTTAACGTGAAGTAcgtaaaaaattcataaaaattataataaaagttatttttcgtgtttctttttcaatctattttttaaaaaatgtcacTTTTTACACTCTCTTTATTGTTAAATAAGTGGTTGTTTTAGCTTACGCGCAccactaaaaaaattatttatttctagAAAATGAAATGTATTTTTACTTACTCTTCATAAATagcttgaaaaaaatataactattgAGTAgtttctttatttaaaaaaagataaaattaaaagaacatCATTATGTCTTCTTGATAATAAAACATCAgttattttgaaacaaaatgaaaaggTTAAAATAACATTGATttaggaacggagggagtatttaaaACTCCTTATAACCTCCAACATCCtacataatatatttaagatcacaaattcaatttttttttttatacatttcacatatctttaatttaagaccaacaaatttaaaactcttctttattttaaaacaaatagattaaaaaagaaaaagtaataaatgtaaatttataacttaaaatatatgaAGTTTAAATTCTAAATCCGTGTGCCTACCTCGAAGGGGTCAATACCTCCATACCCTGCCTGTGCAAAAGCTTCATGTATAGAACTAGAAGCTAAAATAACACTAACCAACAAAATGGTTAAACTCAAGCCCTTAATATTTGTCATCTCTTCTAATtgaactttctttttctttcttcttctaagGTTTAAGACTTTAAATTCATGATATGTACTagttgtgtatatatacaaaCAATGAGAGGAAAGAAGAGAGTTGATGAAATGAGGAAGCAATTAATGCATGCATAGATCTCAAGAAGGGGTTGACAATTTtataaacttttatttattgGTTAAAGAATGATGCAGGAATTTGTAGCAAGTATTGAGGTTTATTAAATGGAAAATATTGGATCTAAGTTATATATAAAGATTGTTTATTCGATTCGTGTAGgtagtttaagaaaagaaagaaaaaaaattaatctatgATTTGCGAGCTATTATATAGAAGTGAGAGTTATATCCTGTACATACATATAGTGACGGTGAGTTTTTcttgttattaaaaaaaatgaaagatttttATAAAAACTTCTGGTTCTAAAGTAAGTTGTTTAAAGCTAATTGTTACTTTTTCTATCTACTTTTTACTTGTTCACACTTTACTatattaaatatagatgtgCACTTACTTATCCAGTTTGAAAAACAAGACCAAACTTATAACTTAGTTTctaatttatctttattattaacttatattaaattttagtaatatattttttaaaatattaaatttattatatttaaagagtaatatagtaaaattatcattCTATTTATTGTACCTTAGGTAGTGTACCAAGTCAATAAAGAGGAAAAATTGCATAGTGGAAGTAccaaatataagaaatatatattttttgagacAGACTATAAAGAGAAGAGTATTACATATGTTATTATAAAGTTACCAATTAAGGCATAtcataaattttcttaaaattaccctataaataatcttattatgtaaatatatatGTGCATAGATATTAGAGTAAGATTAAATATTATACTTCAAATTCTAAGAGAGTGAACGTTGTAGCTTCCTTAACGGATTGGCAAGATTTATGCTTAGCTTCCACTTTATGAGTATTTAATTATGGCTAGATTGGATCAATGGATCTTGTCTCCTAGAGTGTCTTAGTTGACTTATATTGTTGAAATATAAGTTCTTTATATATcggtacaaaaaataataaaaatatttgttatggTTATTTGTGACTTTTACATAAATTTTGAATCGAGACCCAAATAATTCAAACGTGCTTCAAACAAGTTTGAACTAAActttatgatatgatatatgatatttGCGATCGCAAGATTTAAATTATACGTGATCGTAGAAGAATAGCACCTTGCAAAGGATTGTGTATGTGGAATATTAACGGTGATAGTTGTTGggtttttaaaaggtgtgaatggaaaatgaagagttgcgacttttatgaagagttgtgactttaatgaagagttgcgacttttatgaagagttgtgactttgatgaaaagttgcgacttttatgaagagttgtgacttttatgaaaagttgcgacttttatgaaatgttgtgacttttatgaaaggtggtggcctttccgaaagattgtgacttttccaaaggtttgtgacctttccggtaaggcacaataagaaccttttcacactatcctttgttttctataaattgagggatttcctctcattttaaaatagaatttttctgaacttcttcttctactactaaatctagtattctaagtgtactttactgccgttgagtggctcgctgacaccagcgttttgggtatcaatacactggtgattgagatcattctatcctgggaggacatattccaaatcaaacctcggatactagaggggaataatttccttaaggggacactgtgcattcagtgggcttgatcttctttctgtttttccagattctggtatgtgttacagattttagatttgtgaattaatttatgctcttctgttcttcactggttcattaaactttggtaacttcgtgtttctgcaaagtttgttggaatcagtaagattcgttaaacacagattgacaacaattcttctttaagaaaaaaattatttcgtatattttatctaatttgtttctgtttctagtttctctactagttttaattttctagttgtgaaaatgttcttaaactttattgtgtcttaccaagttcttcaaagttttgttctaagtatcttgggAATACAAGACGAACAACAATAGTAAAGCaacaaatgtataaaaaagaaaattttcttttataaaatttttcTACATTGCTCTTTAAGAGATGAGTGTTTGTTTGATATAATTTGGATAATCCTTACTTCTTGATATAGATTTTATGATGAAGttggattcaaaatttaatttttaaaatgtattatgaACTTTGTTGATTATTAAACTTTTATTGATTTTTCGAGCTCATGAAATATGTTCTTAAACATACATTGAGAACGTGTAGCACACTTGTGTTATAGTTTGTTCGTTGGATCATAGATAAGACACCAAAACCAATTTATCCCTTCAATTTTGGGACATGATAGTTGTTTTTTTAGAAGCTTGGCTAAACAGactttaatttttgtataatttgaagaaaaatattactaattcCACTTTAAATGATGTGTTGTGATGACATTTTATGACAAGCAGTTAGGATTAAGTGGGTGAATATTCTTTAGAAGGTCATTATAGTATGTGTATAAtctaggtatatatatatatatatatattatacattagttatacatatgaTATATTGAATATATGTTGACGACGTCTACAAACCGTTAGGATTAAGTGACTGAATTTCTTTAGCTACCTGCCTATAATGTTAAGATTTTCTTTTTGGAAAAGTACGTAACACCAATTGAGatatcataatctctaaaattctctaccatttaaaattttacaaaattctcctctcggatacatccctcccaTTAAGTAATGTATTACTTGCAATGTAATGGACAACCAAGAAATGTATCTGAAAGCAATGAAAAAATCGAAATTTTTGTAATAGGAGAAATTTTGGGATAAGATGTAATTTACCCCAAATGTATGACATTTCTGTAagtttcccaaaaaaaatggtgtaagaTTTTTAAATCCAAATTAAATCTTCTTTGTTAAATTGGGTCAAACGTAAAATCTGTATAAACCTAAAATTCGACTAATCCAATGCTTGGGCCTAAAATTCGACTAATCCAAACACAACTATGATATTTTTAGGGGAAACTAAGCAAATAtccataaaagtaaaataattacaaatatatatccCTTTACATTCATACCAACtaaataattacattatatacCCCCAACAAATTTTACTAACTGACActaaatcaatatcatataCTCAATTGGTATCGTTAAGACCGATAATTTTGCTTAGTTGatattaaatcaatatatatatatattgtattgatatcattaaagtttcttgttcagaaattattCGTTACACTGTATTGATATCATAAGTATATACATAAAAGTATTGTCATGACTTTATATATTACATGAAATTATTTACATTGAGTCCTATATTAGgacaattttaatttcttctatttgataAATAGGTTATAGCCCACAAAatcatttatattaaaaaagaagTGGCTTATATGTTTTGTCATTGTTGATAGTGACATGTAAGCATTACTTGCATGGTTGAGAAACAAGTAGGAATATTCATATTCCTTGAGCATTGTATTTCCTATTCTGTGAATAACTTGCATATACATTAGTACTCCCTCTCTCGTTTTAGTTTGTTTGgctgattttaatttgatatagaattttataatgtcaaaaaaaaaataattaaaacctataattttaaattaaagatataataAATGTAGGAATGAGCATGACACGATGTTGAAAAGTTCAATTCAATAATTTcggttttttaaaaatactatacCATTGCCATACCAAATTAAATTGGTATGATTCGATATTTTGAAGTTCAGTTTGGATATTTTGAATGTACGGTAAATCGGTTACCATAATTTAGTcaacttctatatatatatatatatatatatatatatatatatatatatataNNNNNNNNNNNNNNNNNNNNNNNNNNNNNNNNNNNNNNNNNNNNNNNNNNNNNNNNNNNNNNNNNNNNNNNNNNNNNNNNNNNNNNNNNNNNNNNNNNNNNNNNNNNNNNNNNNNNNNNNNNNNNNNNNNNNNNNNNNNNNNNNNNNNNNNNNNNNNNNNNNNNNNNNNNNNNNNNNNNNNNNNNNNNNNNNNNNNNNNNNNNNNNNNNNNNNNNNNNNNNNNNNNNNNNNNNNNNNNNNNNNNNNNNNNNNNNNNNNNNNNNNNNNNNNNNNNNNNNNNNNNNNNNNNNNNNNNNNNNNNNNNNNNNNNNNNNNNNNAGTAAGATTAAATATTATACTTCAAATTCTAAGAGAGTGAACGTTGTAGCTTCCTTAACGGATTGGCAAGATTTATGCTTAGCTTCCACTTTATGAGTATTTAATTATGGCTAGATTGGATCAATGGATCTTGTCTCCTAGAGTGTCTTAGTTGACTTATATTGTTGAAATATAAGTTCTTTATATATcggtacaaaaaataataaaaatatttgtgatGGTTATTTGTGACTTTTACATAAATTTTGAATCGAGACCCAAATAATTCGAACGTGCTTCAAACAAGTTTGAACTAAActttatgatatgatatatgatatttGTGATCGCAAGATTTAAATTATACGTGATCGTAGAGGAATAGCACCTTGCAAAGGATTGTGTATGTGGAATATTATCGGTGATAGTAAAGCAACAAAtgtacaaaaaagaaatttttcttGTATAAAATGTTATGGGTTCCGAGGTGTGTGAAGTGTGCTACATTGCTCTTTAAGAGATGAGTGTCTGTTTGATATAATTCGGATAATTCTTACTTCTAGATATAGTTTTTATGATTAAGTTaggttcaaaatttaatttttaaaatgtattattaaCTCTGTTGATTATTAAACTTTTATTGATTTTTCGAGCTACTGAAATATGTTCTTAAACATACATTGAGAATGTGTAGCACACTTGTGTTATAGTTTGTTCGTTGGATCATAGATAAGACACCAAAACCAATTTATCCCTTCAATTTTGGGAAATGATAGTCATTTTTTTAGAAGCTTGGCTaaacaaactttaatttttgtataatttgaagaaaaatattactaattcCACTTTAAATAAGGGGTGATGTGTTGTGATGACATTTTATGACAAGCAGTTATGATTAAGTgggtgaatatttttttttagacgGTCATTATAGTATGTGTATAATCTAGgtatataaattatacattagttatacatataatatattgaatatatGTTGACGATGTCTACAAACCGTTAGGATTAAGTGAGTGAATTTCTTTAGCTACCTGCCTATAAAtgttaagattattttttttgaaaaagtacGTAGATACACCAATTAAGatatcataatctctaaaattttctatcatttaaaatttttataaaaatcccctctcggatacatcactccCATTAAGTAATGTATCACTTGCAATGTATTggacaaccaaaaaatatatctgaaagcaatgaaaaatttgaaatttttgtaattggAAAAACTTTCGGGATATGATGTAATTAATCCCAAATGTATGACATTTCTGTAAGTTTTCCAAAAAAAGGACAAAtcacttaactacactcctttacttaccttaatagcTATTTATccctatttatttcaaaaaaattcaaaaatcccttatttacctatgtatcctgcatgtatcccgtgcacaacgctatccCGCATGTATCTCTTGCACAACGTTATGTATCCTGCTATGTGGAAtatatcaaacctaatgtatcccgcaaacatcatttttggggtttttgataaatagaaaactagaagggatatgatgttatttagtacttataatattggttcctataatttatacatatttaaatcCAATTTAAATCTTCTTTGATAAATTGGGCTCAAATGTAAAATCCGTATAAAActagtaaaaattaggcaaatcacatagtataagaaataaattacttcctatccctactctttcattaattaccaaaaatcccttttttagtgtctgtcggatacataatatagcagcgcggatactttaattaataaagggcggatacttaaattattaagttgttggcacagatactttaattaataacgggcggatacttaaattaatgggcggatgcataatatagcagcgcaaatactttaattaataacgggcggatacttaaactaataaagtatccggttaagtcGAATTGGGgaaaaataagggatttttgtattttagtaaaagagtagggaaatattgagaatagatAAAGTAATGTTGTAtacttaagtaatttgtccataaAACTATGCTTGGGCCTAAAATTAGACTAATCCAAAAAGGGTGATTTGCACAACACAAATAGGATATTTTTAGGGGAAACTAAGCAAATATtccataaaaacaaaataattataaacatatatCCCTTTACATTTATatccactaaataattacattatatacCCCTCAAttaatttcgcttaactgatactaagtTGATATCGtatactgtattggtatcatttaggcttataattttgtttagttgatactaaatcaatatacatataaagtattggtatcattaagatttttttgttcagaaattactcattagtcaatggtactataagagtatatatatattcttatagtACCATTGACTAACGAGTAATTTCTGAATGATACTataggagtatatatatactcttatagtaccATTGACTAACGAGTAATTTATGAACAAGAAACATTAATGAcaccacaacaatatacatatactcttatagtatcattgactaatgagtaatttctaaaCAAGTAACCTTAATAataccaatacagtatatatatatacacacactgaTTTAGTATTAGTTAAGTGAAATTATCAGTATATAATACTGGTTTAATATCGATTAAGCAAAAATTATATCCCTTAATGAATGGAGATAtgaattgtaatatttttttagaaaatgagtatttcttgaattactttaaATTAGAGtatcaatatataattattttgagtttatgacacatttatataattttccaaaaaaaaaatagctttcTGTTTTGTCATGGTTGATCGTGACACGCAAGCATAATTTGCACAGTTGAGAAACACGTAGGAATATTCATATTCCTTGAGCATATGCATTTCCTATTCTGTGAATAACTTGCATATCCATTAATACTCCCTcttccgttttaatttatttgactgattttaatttgacataaataacaaaaaaaattgaatcttatgattttaaattaaagatatattgaatgtatgaatgaaCAATATGATACGATGATGAAAAGTTTAGTTCGGTAATTTCGGTTTTAAAAATGTTATACCATTATCATACCATATTAATTTAGTATGGTTCGGTATTTTGAAGTTAAGTTTCGATATTTTGCGTGTACGGTAAATCAATTACCATAATTTAGTCAActtcaacttatatatattcatataataattaattatgactTTGGCTTTTCAAGAAACGTCTCAATTATATCATACTACTACTTTACACATGTAAAATATTCGAAGTACAAACAATTCTCTTATTGATCAATCACTCAAAAAGAACATTTAAATCAAGATAGATTAGTCAAAATTTCAACATCTAActaattagttattattttgtatatCTGCTAGTATTATATAGCTACATATACATGAATATTATATGTAACTATATACTTCGGTACGGTATTtgatatattgatatttttttttgtatataccAAATACCGTATTGAATATCAAACTTTTTGAAACATGCATACCAAATACCATAATATCCAAACCGCATTGTCAAAAAATTCGGGCTCCATATGTTATTTGGTATCTACCTTACCAAGCCCACCCCTAGTTGAATGTATCACAATACTCTTTAATCTTGTcgtcttaaacatgccatgtgaaaaattgaaattatcgAGTTGCCGAAAAAGGAAAGAGACACTACATTTTGAACGGACTATAAAGAAAGTAACACAAACAAATTGATATGGATGGAGTAACTTACAGGGGTCATCTTTGGGTACAATGAATGAACTAATACTCAAACCTATGttgtttggactcttcaaaaatgtcaatggGTGCTAGTCGGATTcttcaaaagtagtgtatttttagAGAATACGACACGAGTGCGGCAacgaaagtgaagagtccgcacACGGCGCAACTTAGACTCAAACAGCTAATTTAGGCCTGTACAATGGAGGatcttctccaagcaaaagtgATTTCAAGACAGCTTCACACACAACAGTATCATACACAAGCAAGTGCCCACCATCAGGAACTTCATGATACCGAATCCAAGGGAGCGTTTTCGAGACGTGTCTTTGTAATTGAACCGGCACAACCTTGTCCTCATAACCTTGCCATATGTGAACAGAGCTTTCGTTTAGTGGATACGGGTTACTTAGCTCCAGTGGATCAAAATCCCACTTGCTAAATGCCACAATAAAGTCACGACGAAGGGAATCGAATACCCTTCGTTTCCTTATCCCGTCCTGTCAATAGACGTAAAATGTGTCACAAACCAGAAATCGGAATAGTTCATATACTACTACACATTAGTATGAAATCAAAATTGGTAAAGCTCACGGGACTGGCCAAGGAAGGCTTAACTGCTCGTATCACTACCGAGTCAACTTAAACAAGTATAACTAACCAAATTTCCGTTAAGAAAGTTGGTTGTGTGAGTACATTATTTCGTTTTCTTTGTTTGGTCATAGCTGATCAAGTTTACCTGAGTGAACAATTGATATCCGTCTGTATTCTTCAAGACGGCCAAGTCTTTGTCACAAAAAAATTTAGGATTTCCTTCAAGAACAGTAGCTGATGGGAACATTTTTTGAGTGAACCACCAATGTAATAGCCCCGGAGTATAACATGTGAGCAAAAGCATAAGCCGGCAGAGTTGTTTCCTGTAATCATCCTTCGTGAGATCATCAGGTAGCGAGCGCCATTTGTAATTGATAAACGGGACTATTAATGCCACTCCTGCAAGCCTGCAGCAGCATATTTGTCAATCCTAAACAATTGACAACAAAATCCAGAaatctaaaatttatttgaagtGAGTTTTGTTATACTTTTGAGGAATGCGTTTGATGCAGCTCCAAGCAGGGTAACATCCCAATGACACGCCAATAACATAATACTTAGATCCTAATTGCAATTGATCAGCTAACTCTTCGATATCAGATGCTTCACTTTTAACGGATCGTTTTGGATTTGGATCACTCTCTCCGTATCCAGCTCTGTCGTATATCAGAAGGTATATCCCCATTCCATCTAGGAGTTTCTGAGAACTAAAGTATTATTAGAACATTCTCAACAGTATTATGCAAATTCAATAATGTCATTTCTTCAAGAGAaaacagaaagaaaaatgacttcctGGCTTCCTGCTAGAAATTTTACAAATGCTAAACAACACCAGAAACTTTAATGTGATTGCGTATCCATAAGAAAAATTTAGGGGGTCCGCCGCGTGGCTTCAATGAGttttattgaaatgatgatctTTGAAGATATGATTTTCTCGTTTGGATTATATGTCAGCAAATTGACTAAAGCAATAATCAAGCCGGTCAACCTTGTATCGAGGGGGGTAGGGAATCGATTAACTACAGTTCAATCTCAAACTAATTGAGATCAGCAAGGGATGCAACACGAGGACTTCTTAGCATCTTACCCATCCTATTACTACTCTCGTCCAAGAATGCTAAACTTTGAAGTACTCATGGGATCATTGCATTACTGGTGTGGTGACATCCTTTGCGTCAACCAACATTTTGAATAATTTCTTGGGATACGGCATACAAACACACTCAAACTAGGATAAAACTGTCAGCTATAAACTTAAACTATGTCAATGTCCTATCACCCCtctaaacttattttttttgtatcattCACCCAATTATCAACTCTAAATCAGTTTGATACTTAACTAACCTTTTCAGAAAATAGTGGTTTCAAATTTCAAAGAGATAGGCatccaagggtgtggcctagtggtcaataaaGTGGCTGAGAGTCATGAGGTCGGTCTCAAGTTCAATTCCCAATAgagacaaaaacactaggtgattctttcCATTGTCTTAACCTTGATGGACAGAGTTACCTGATACCTATTGCTGGTGGAAAATGACAGGTATTTCgtgaaattagtcgaggtgcgcaaAAGCTGACTCAAATACCACaatccaaaacaaaaaaagattcAAANCGTTTGGATTATTT belongs to Solanum stenotomum isolate F172 chromosome 1, ASM1918654v1, whole genome shotgun sequence and includes:
- the LOC125871087 gene encoding uncharacterized protein LOC125871087, producing MVFRRILVLMMGCLGCADQTKEQNANNNMESKSSVVDESAITTLRVRLSDGRYLAYRERGVPKNKCKYSIILVHGFGSSKEMSFMTSDKLLDGMGIYLLIYDRAGYGESDPNPKRSVKSEASDIEELADQLQLGSKYYVIGVSLGCYPAWSCIKRIPQKLAGVALIVPFINYKWRSLPDDLTKDDYRKQLCRLMLLLTCYTPGLLHWWFTQKMFPSATVLEGNPKFFCDKDLAVLKNTDGYQLFTQDGIRKRRVFDSLRRDFIVAFSKWDFDPLELSNPYPLNESSVHIWQGYEDKVVPVQLQRHVSKTLPWIRYHEVPDGGHLLVYDTVVCEAVLKSLLLGEDPPLYRPKLAV